A portion of the Fusobacterium nucleatum genome contains these proteins:
- a CDS encoding J domain-containing protein gives MEVMLVPLLILFFILVAGFGIENTFKILPPLIILGLLIYFLGWIAVKYFWIILPIWFVSKLLSNKNRGNGSTYSRTYRRTDDDFFNSYRSNGSSGSTNRTYGGTFNSREEAEEFFRTFFGGGFGQGTTGTSGSTYGGYSSQNSGSSYQRNTSSTYTTDKSKYYSILGVSRGASQDEIKKAYRKLAKEHHPDRFVNSSDSEKKYHENKMKEINDAYENLTK, from the coding sequence GTGGAAGTTATGTTAGTACCTTTACTAATATTATTTTTTATATTAGTAGCAGGTTTTGGAATTGAAAATACTTTTAAGATACTTCCTCCATTGATTATTTTAGGACTTTTAATTTATTTTTTAGGGTGGATAGCAGTGAAATATTTTTGGATAATTTTACCTATATGGTTTGTTAGCAAATTACTTTCAAATAAAAACAGAGGAAATGGTTCCACATATTCAAGAACATATAGAAGAACTGATGATGACTTCTTTAACTCATACAGAAGCAATGGAAGCTCTGGTTCAACAAATAGAACTTATGGTGGAACATTCAATAGTAGAGAAGAAGCAGAAGAGTTTTTTAGAACTTTCTTTGGTGGAGGTTTTGGTCAAGGTACAACAGGTACTAGTGGAAGCACTTATGGTGGATATAGCAGTCAAAATAGTGGTAGTAGTTATCAAAGAAATACTTCTAGCACATACACAACTGATAAAAGCAAATACTATTCTATTTTAGGTGTAAGTAGAGGTGCAAGCCAAGATGAGATAAAAAAAGCATATCGTAAACTTGCAAAAGAACACCACCCAGATAGATTTGTTAATTCATCTGATAGTGAGAAAAAATATCATGAAAATAAAATGAAAGAAATAAATGATGCATATGAAAATTTAACAAAATAA